DNA from Corynebacterium aurimucosum ATCC 700975:
CCAGGTAAGCGCGGACCTGGATACCGCGAAGACTCCCGTCACCATTGATTCCTCTTCCTTGACGGATGCTCGGGATGCGGTACAGAAGCTCGCCTCTGGCCTGCAAGACAAGGCCAACAAGTTTGGCGACCTGCGGAAGGATATTGACTCCGCTGCGGCGTCTGGTGACTTGAAGAAGTTGGCGGACCTCATCGGTTCCGATCCAGACGCACTGGCACACGCGATTGCGGCGCCGGTGGACGTCGACAGGCAAGCGGTCTACCCGGTTAAGAGCTTCGGCGCCGGCATGACGCCGATGTACACGGCGCTGGCGCTGTGGGTCGGCGCGCTGCTGACTGCGGTGAGCGTGCGAACCGACGTGGTGGACAAGGACAAGTACTCGCCGATGCAGCGCTTCTTCGGCCGCTTTGGAATGTTTGCCGCGGTTGGTCTCATGCAGTCGACGATGCTGATTCTGGGCCTTATCTTCTTCGTGGGGATCGAACCTGCCCACCCGATTCTCATGCTGTTGGCGGGCTGGGTTAGCTCGCTCATCTTTATGCTGATTTGCTATACCTTCGTGGTCTCCTTCGCCAACGCAGGCAAAGCGCTGGCGGTGCTGATGCTGGTGATTCAGGTGTCCTCGTCGGGCGGTGCTTACCCGCTGCAGGTGCTCCCAGATTGGTTCCAGAACATTAGCCCGTGGCTGCCGGCGACCTACACCATCCGTGCACTCCGCGCGGCCATCGCCGGAACCTATCACGGTGATTTCTGGCTCTCCCTGTTCGCCCTCTTGCTCTTTGCCGTGCCGATGCTCATTCTGGGTGTGGTCTTCCACAAGCCGCTGGAGAAGTTCACCAACGGTTGGGTGGAGACCTTGGACAAGACCAAGCTGATGTAGCGCCTACTTTGTGACGCCACCGCCTGGGCTGCTGCTTGTGATGTTTCGCATTATGAAATCGCGATATTTATGACTGAGAGGACTGCCCATCGAAAGCAATTAGCAGTAAGCTGAACCGCTGTGAAACGCGGTCATTTCCTGGGCCCTGCTCGGCTCACCGCCGTGGGCTTCGTCCTGCTCATCCTCGTGGGAACGGTACTTCTTATGCTGCCGATTTCCGCCAACGTTCCGCAGTGGACTCCGTTCCTGCCAGCGCTGTTTACGGCTACCTCAGCGGTCTCTTTGACGGGTCTCGTGGTAGAGGACACCGGTACCTATTGGACGCCCTTCGGCCAGGTGGTCATTATTACGCTCATCCAGCTGGGCGGCCTCGGCATCATGAGTTTGGCATCGCTGTCGGGCATGCTGTTGACCGGCCGCATCAGCTTCAAAGCCCGCCGAACCATCGCTGCGGAGGGCCGCGCCGTGGCCTTCGGCGGCATTCGCCGCGCACTCGTGCTCACCTTGGTCATGACCCTGATCTGCGAGGCCATCGTCGCTGTGTTCATCGGCGTGCGCCTAGCCACCGAGCACGGTGTAGCACCTGGGCGTGCAGCGTGGGAAGGAGCGTTCCACGCCATTTCGGCCTTCAATAACGCAGGGTTTAGTACCTATTCGGACAGCGTTATCTCCTTCGCGGCTGATGGCTGGATTCTTCTTCCCCTTGCCTTCGCCCTGATCATCGGTGGCTTGGGTTATCCCATGCTGGCGGAGTTCGTGCGACGGGCCCGCGCACGGCTAACGCGGTGGCGCGGCGGCACGCCGCGCATTCACCGTATGTCCATGACCGCCCGGATGACGTTGGGCGCCACCGCGTTCTTGTTGCTGGGTGGCACCGTGGTCTTCTTCCTCTCCGAGGGCTCCGGTGTGCTGCATGGGATGCCGTTGGGCCAGAAGCTGATCAACGCCTTCTTCATGAGCGCTTCGCCCCGAACGGCCGGTTTCAATGCCATCGACTACGGGGAAGCGCACCCGTTGACGCTGATGGTGACGGACATCTTGATGTTCATCGGCGGCGGCTCCGCCGGTACGGCGGGTGGCATCAAGGTGACTACCGCATGCGTTCTGGGCGCGGCGATGATTTCTGAATTCTTGGGTCGGGAAGACACCTCCATCGGGCACCGTCGCCTGCCGCTGTCCACGTTTCGCCAGGCCCTCGCGCTGACGGCCGCCGGAATGATCGTCGTTGCCGTAGGCGTGGCGACGCTGCGCATCTGGGACCCCGAGTTCACCGCGGACCAGGTCACTTTCGAAGTCATGTCCGCCTTCGCCACCGTGGGTTTGTCCACGGGTATTACCGCAAGTTTGTCCGCACCATCGCAGCTCATGCTGTGTCTCATCATGTACGTTGGCCGCGTAGGACCCACCACCTTCGTGGCGGCACTGGCCGCCCGGACCGTCAGCCTGCGCTACCGCTACCCAGAAGAAAGGCCGTTCATTGGCTAACATGTTCAGCGCCCTGCGGCGCGAGAAGACGTCCATCAATATTCCGCCGGTCGTCGTCATTGGCATGGGCCGGTTCGGTTCTTCCCTGGCCCGAGAGCTGATGGAACACGGCGTGGAGGTTCTTGGCATCGACGCCGAGGAGAAGCACGTGCGCGAACACGCCGCGTACCTCACCGAGGCGGTGACCGCGGATACCACCGACGCCGAGGCCCTCCGCCAGCTGGGCGTTGATGAAGTAGAGCGCGTGGTGGTGGCCATCGGCTCCGATCTGGAGGATTCCATCCTTACGGCCTCCAACCTCGTGGAGCTGGGCGTGGGCGATATCTGGGCCAAGGCAGATTCGGATGCGCACGCCCGCATCCTGCGCCAACTGGGAGTGCACCACGTGATCCGCCCGGAGCGCGATACGGGTCGCCGCGTGGCGCACCTGTTGGGCGGGCGCTTCGAGGATTTTGCGGAAATCGCCACCGACTATGGCGTGACGGCGATGACCCCGCCGGCGTCGATAAGCAAGGGTCCTCTCAACCTTCACCAGGTGTGGGAGGAACACAACGTCCAGCTCATCTCCCGTTGCGAGGGGCCCGGCCAGTGGCACCCGCTTATCGACGGCACCGAGCTCACCCACCGCGACCTCATCGTCGTCGCCGGCAGCCCTGCGGATCTGGAGGCCTTCTCGCAGTCCTAGTCGGCGTGCTCTGGGAGTCTCACACTGTGCAGTGAGGAGCGGGGCGCTACAGTGGCGCCTATGACGAAGGCACGTTTCCCAGGCTCGGTGTATGGAACAGGGGAGGAACCCGACCCGCGCTTCAGCATGGCCAATGAGCGCACCTTTCTGGCGTGGATCCGCACGTCCTTGGCCTTTATCGCCGGTGGTGTGGCGCTGGAGACCTTCGAGCTGCCGCTGAACACCACGCTGACTCGCGTCGTCTCCGTCATCATGCTGATCGTGGCCATCGTCCTGCCGGCGGTGGCGTGGTTTCACTGGGGTGCCTCTGAGCGTGCGATGCGCCATGCGCGTCCGCTCCCGGCAAGCCCGGCGTTGGCGTTAATTGTTGGTGTGGTCATCATCATTGGCCTGATGATTCTGGTGGGCGAGCTGCTAGCGTGAGTGAACTTTTTGATCCCGGCCTCCAACCCGAGCGCACCCGCTTAGCCTGGCAGCGCACGGGGCTTGCGGGCCTCGTCGTAGGTTTGCTGGTCGTGCGTTCCGTTGCGCCATGGGCCGCCCTGATTGTCGGGGTAGTGGTGGCCGTTGTGTTGTGGTTGGCCACCGTTAAGCTCCGCCATGCTGACGAGATCCTCGCCCGGACTTCATCACCTATCCTGCCCGGGGCCCCAGCGCTG
Protein-coding regions in this window:
- a CDS encoding TrkH family potassium uptake protein yields the protein MKRGHFLGPARLTAVGFVLLILVGTVLLMLPISANVPQWTPFLPALFTATSAVSLTGLVVEDTGTYWTPFGQVVIITLIQLGGLGIMSLASLSGMLLTGRISFKARRTIAAEGRAVAFGGIRRALVLTLVMTLICEAIVAVFIGVRLATEHGVAPGRAAWEGAFHAISAFNNAGFSTYSDSVISFAADGWILLPLAFALIIGGLGYPMLAEFVRRARARLTRWRGGTPRIHRMSMTARMTLGATAFLLLGGTVVFFLSEGSGVLHGMPLGQKLINAFFMSASPRTAGFNAIDYGEAHPLTLMVTDILMFIGGGSAGTAGGIKVTTACVLGAAMISEFLGREDTSIGHRRLPLSTFRQALALTAAGMIVVAVGVATLRIWDPEFTADQVTFEVMSAFATVGLSTGITASLSAPSQLMLCLIMYVGRVGPTTFVAALAARTVSLRYRYPEERPFIG
- a CDS encoding potassium channel family protein — translated: MFSALRREKTSINIPPVVVIGMGRFGSSLARELMEHGVEVLGIDAEEKHVREHAAYLTEAVTADTTDAEALRQLGVDEVERVVVAIGSDLEDSILTASNLVELGVGDIWAKADSDAHARILRQLGVHHVIRPERDTGRRVAHLLGGRFEDFAEIATDYGVTAMTPPASISKGPLNLHQVWEEHNVQLISRCEGPGQWHPLIDGTELTHRDLIVVAGSPADLEAFSQS
- a CDS encoding YidH family protein, which encodes MTKARFPGSVYGTGEEPDPRFSMANERTFLAWIRTSLAFIAGGVALETFELPLNTTLTRVVSVIMLIVAIVLPAVAWFHWGASERAMRHARPLPASPALALIVGVVIIIGLMILVGELLA
- a CDS encoding DUF202 domain-containing protein, encoding MSELFDPGLQPERTRLAWQRTGLAGLVVGLLVVRSVAPWAALIVGVVVAVVLWLATVKLRHADEILARTSSPILPGAPALVAVTLGTMLLGAVAFAAIW